The genomic segment TGGGGGCGTGGAAGCCGAAGTCCACGAGGCGCTTGCACACATCCAACGCCGTCACACCGGATTGCTTGGTCAGTTCCTGCAGATCCACGATGCACTCGTGGGCCACCAGCCCGTTCTTACCGGTGTAAAGCACCGGGTAGGCGCCCTCAAGCTTCTTGACGATGTAATTGGCGGCCAACACGGCGTGTGCGGAAGCCTTGAACAGCCCTTCGCTGCTCATCAGTAGCAGATACATCCACGAAATCGGGGTGACACCGGCCGAGCCATAGTAGGTGGCAGAGATCGGCACACCCTCACCCACGGGGGCGTCCTCGTAGGCGTTGTCGGTGCGGGCATCGGTGGGCAGGAAGGGCACGAGGTGCTCGGCCACACCGATCGGGCCCACACCCGGGCCGCCACCGCCGTGCGGAATGGTGAAGGTCTTGTGCAGATTCAGGTGGGAGACATCGCCGCCGAACTTGCCGGGACGGGCGATACCAGCCAAAGCGTTCATGTTGGCGCCGTCGATGTAGACCTGCCCGCCTGCCTCGTGCACCAGCGAGCACACCTGGCCCACGTTTTCCTCATAGACGCCGTGGGTGGAGGGATAGGTAATCATGATGGCCGCGACATGGCCGGCGTGGGCCTCAAGCTTGGCCTTGAGATCATCGATGTCCACGGTGCCATCTTCGGCCGTTGCCACCACCACGACCCGCAGGTTCGCCAAGGCAGCAGAGGCGGCGTTTGTGCCGTGAGCGGAGGCCGGCACGATGCAGATATCGCGCTGATCGTCGCCACGAGAGACGTGGTAGCGGCGAATAGCCAGCAAGCCGGCCAGCTCGCCCTGGGAGCCGGCGTTTGGCTGGACCGACACCTGTGCGTAGCCAGTGATCTCCGCCAGCCACTTCTCTAGCTCTTCGATGATCTGGCGCCAGCCCTCAGTGTGCGACTCAGGGGCGAAGGGGTGCACATCGGCCAGATGCGGCCAAGTGATCGGCTCGACCGCAGAGGTGGGGTTGAGCTTCATGGTGCACGAACCCAGCGGAATCATGGTGCGATCGAGGGCAAGATCACGGTCCCCGAGGCGACGGATATAGCGCATCATCTGGGTTTCCGAGTGGATCTGGGAGAAGATCTCGTGGCGCAGCGGGGCATCGGCGCGCTCCAGCTCGATACGGGAGGGTGCATCGTGGTCCAGCGCCTCAGAGTCGAGACCGAAAATGGAGCAGAGCACGTTTAGATCTTCGCGGGTGGTGGCTTCGCCAAAGTTCACGCACACCCGGTCCTCGTCGAGGGCACGGATGAGATAGCCCTTCTCCAAGGCTGATTGGTACAGCTCCTCGGCGCGGCCGTCGGTGGACACGCACACCGTGTCGAAGAAAGTGGAGTGCACCACCGACAGGGAGGAGTCGGAGGAATCAATCACCTCGGCGAAGCTACAGGCCTTGTGGTGGATCTCGCGGGCGATACCGCGCAGCCCCTCAGCGCCGTGGTAGACGGCATACATGGAAGCCATCACGGCGAGGAGCGCCTGGGCGGTGCAGATATTGCTGGTAGCGCGATCGCGGCGGATGTGCTGCTCGCGAGTCTGCAGGGCAAGACGATAGGCCGGCATGCCGTCCAAGTCTTTGCTCACGCCGACAATGCGGCCAGGAATCTGGCGCTTGAGCGAATCGCTCACAGCCATGAACGCGGCGTGCGGGCCACCAAAGAACAGCGGCACACCGAAACGCTGTGTGGTGCCCACGCACACATCCGCGCCAAGATCGCCGGGGGCGGTGTGCAGGACCAGCATCATCGGGTCGGCTACCACGGTGGCGAGGCCACCGCGGTCGTGGGTGGCGTCGATAAGCGAAGAGATCTCGCGCACATCGCCTTCGGTGCCGGTGTAAGCAATCACGGTGCCCACCAGATCTTCGGCAACAAGCCCCACGGACAGATCCTGGATGTGCACCTCTAGTTCCATCACTCGGGCGCGCTCGCGGGCGATGCTCAGCACCTGCGGATGCAGGCGGCTATCCAGCACCACGCTGCGACCCTTCTTCACCTTGCGGCTCATCAGACCGATGGCTTCAGCCACCGCCGTGGCTTCGTCCAACAACGAGGCGTTGGCGATAGGCAGATTGGTGAGCTCAGAGATCATGGTCTGGAAGTTCAGCAGGGCCTCGAGTCGGCCCTGGGAGATTTCCGGCTGGTAGGGGGTGTAGGCGGTATAAAAACCAGCATCCTCGAGAACGCCCCGTCGGATTACCGACGGGGTGATGGTGGAGGAGAACCCCTGACCATAGAAGGATTTAAGCGGGATATTCAGCTCGGCGTCGCGGGAAAGAATGCGCTGCGCCTCGAACTCGGTGTAGGCCGGCGGTAGATCCAGCCGCTCGGTATTGATAATCGAGGCTGGGACGGCCTTCTCGATGAGTTCGTTCAACGAGGAGACGCCAAGCGTATCCAGCATGACCGAAGTTTCTTGAGCGTCAGGGCCGATATGGCGGTCGCTGAAAGACAAAGGTGGGCCTTTCCGTGAGGTTGAAATGCCTTAGGAGATATAAGGGCTAGAGAACGATATGTCTCCCTCATTATAGGAGCTGGGTCACTGCTTCGGATCGAGAGTGGTGGCCCCCATTCTCGGATTGCAGACATTCTGCAGTGAGGGAATGCGGGGGTAGCTGCGGGGGTGGTTGGTGGTGGGGGTTCTCGAATCATGCCGCTGGGGCCTGGACGGGGGCCGGGATGAGTGCGGGAAGACGCAGGGGGGGCAAAAGGAAGCCACCCCGCGCGGTGCCGAAGCGGTGCGCGGGGTGGCTGTGAGCGAAGGGCGAATGCTTAGCTCAGCTCGAGATCCTCGGTGAAGTCGATGCTCTCGAGGCGGTCGCGGACGGTGGTCATGAAGCGGCCAGCGTCGGCGCCGTCGATGATCTGGTGATCATAGGAGAAGGGCAGGTAAGCCATCTGGCGGATAGCGATAGCGTCGTTGCCGTTCTCGCTCACCACTACCGGGCGCTTGGTGATTGCGCCGGTGCCCACCATGGCCGCCTGCGGCGGGACCACGATCGGGGTATCGGAAAGTGCGCCTTCCGAGCCGATATTGGTGATAGTGAAGGTGCCGCCAGTGAGATCGGAGGGCTTGAGCTTGTTGTTGCGGGCGCGATCAGCCAAATCAACAATCGCCTTCGCCAGCTCCGGCAGGGACAGCTTCTCTGCCTCGTGAATCACGGGGGTGAGCAGGCCCTTCGGCGTATCGACGGCAATCGCCAGACCAACGCTCGGGTGGTAGGTGATCTCCTTAGTGTCAGCGTTATAAGAGGCGTTGACGTTCGGGTGAGAAACCAGTGCCTCAACAATGGCCTTCGCGAAGAAGGGCAGGTAGGTGAGGTTCACGCCATGAGCCTTGGAGAAGGCCGGCTTGGCCTCCTTGCGTAGCGCGGCGATGGTGGTCATGTCCACCTCATGCAGCTGGGTGAGCTGGGCGGAGATCTGCAGAGCCTCGAGGGTCTTCTTCGCAGTGATCTCGCGGATGCGGTTGACCTTCTGGGTGGTGCCACGCAGCTCAGCCTTTGCCGGATCCACCGACTTGGTGGACACGCGCGGAGTCTCTTCCTTGACTGGGGCCTTTTCCTCAGATTCCGCAGAGGATCCCTTGGCGGCAGCCAACACATCCTGCTTGCGGATGCGACCACCCACACCGGTGCCCTCGATGGCGGAGAGATCGATGCCGTGCTTATCAGCCAGCTTGCGCACGAGCGGGGTCACATACGGCAGGTTGTCGCCGGTGTTGACCTTCTCCTGCTTCTTCTCTTCCTTCTTCTCAGGCTTGGACTCGGACTTGGACTCAGCCTTCTCTTCCTTCTTCGGAGCAGGCTTGTCCTTCTTCTCTTCCTTGTCCTCGGCTGCTTCTTCAGCTGCCTCGTCGTCGGAATCCTCGGAGTCGTCGGAGTTGTCGGAGTCGTCGGAGTTGTCGGAGGTGCTGGCGTTTTCGTCGCCGATGCGGGCGATGACGTCACCGACGTCGACGGTGTCGTCTTCTTCGGCGAGGATTTCCAGCAGGGTGCCGGCGACGGGGGAGGGGACCTCGGTGTCGACCTTGTCGGTGGAGACTTCGAGGAGGGGTTCGTCGACGTCGACGGTGTCGCCGACGGACTTCAGCCAGGAGGTGATGGTGCCTTCGGTGACGGATTCGCCGAGTTCGGGCATGGCCACGTCGGTGGCTTCGGCGGAGGAGGACTTCTTCTCGGCCTTGGGCTTGTCCTTCTTCTCTTCCTTGTCCTCGGCTGCTTCTTCAGCTGCCTCGTCGTCGGAATCCTCGGAATCCTCGGAATCCTCGGAGTTGTCGGAGTTGTCGGAGGTGCTGGCGTTTTCGTCGCCGATGCGGGCGATGACGTCACCGACGTCGACGGTGTCGTCTTCTTCGGCGAGGATTTCCAGCAGGGTGCCGGCGACGGGGGAGGGGACCTCGGTGTCGACCTTGTCGGTGGAGACTTCGAGGAGGGGTTCGTCGACGTCGACGGTGTCGCCGACGGACTTCAGCCAGGAGGTGATGGTGCCTTCGGTGACGGATTCGCCGAGTTCGGGCATGGCCACGTCGGTGGCTTCGGCGGAGGAGGACTTCTTCTCGGCCTTGGGCTTGTCCTTCTTCTCTTCCTTGTCCTCTGCTGCTTCTTCAGCTGCCTCATCCTCGGAGTCGGCAGAACCCTCAGAGTCAGAGCCAGAATCGCCCGAGGGCTCTTCACCCTCTTCGCCAATGATGCAGATAACGTCGCCAACGTCGACGGTGTCGTCCTCGTCAGCCTTGATCTCGAGCAGGACGCCGGCCTTGGGGGAAGGAACCTCGGTATCGACCTTATCGGTGGACACCTCGAGGAGCGGTTCGTCGACCTCGACCGTATCGCCCACGGACTTCAGCCACGTGGTGATGGTGCCTTCAGTAACTGACTCGCCCAACTCGGGCATCTCTACGGAGAACGCCATTGTTTTTAAGTCTCCTCGCATGAAAGTAGCGTGTGAAAAATCGTCAAACGGTAACAACAAAGAGAGTACCGCTTTTAACGGTCCATTGTAGGCGGTTGCTCCCCGCATCCTATGCATAGCGTGCCCTCATCGCTGGTGCCGCTTCGCCACGGAGGAATCTTTCACCCCGAGCGCTGCCCGAGCACTGCTCGAGCGCTGCCCGTGCACCCTCGTGGGCTGGCGAGAAACCCCGCTTCGTGCCATCGGCACCACCTCTGTACCACCGCTGCACCCAGCAGCGCTCGGCCCGCGCACGCCGGAGT from the Corynebacterium ciconiae DSM 44920 genome contains:
- the gcvP gene encoding aminomethyl-transferring glycine dehydrogenase; its protein translation is MSFSDRHIGPDAQETSVMLDTLGVSSLNELIEKAVPASIINTERLDLPPAYTEFEAQRILSRDAELNIPLKSFYGQGFSSTITPSVIRRGVLEDAGFYTAYTPYQPEISQGRLEALLNFQTMISELTNLPIANASLLDEATAVAEAIGLMSRKVKKGRSVVLDSRLHPQVLSIARERARVMELEVHIQDLSVGLVAEDLVGTVIAYTGTEGDVREISSLIDATHDRGGLATVVADPMMLVLHTAPGDLGADVCVGTTQRFGVPLFFGGPHAAFMAVSDSLKRQIPGRIVGVSKDLDGMPAYRLALQTREQHIRRDRATSNICTAQALLAVMASMYAVYHGAEGLRGIAREIHHKACSFAEVIDSSDSSLSVVHSTFFDTVCVSTDGRAEELYQSALEKGYLIRALDEDRVCVNFGEATTREDLNVLCSIFGLDSEALDHDAPSRIELERADAPLRHEIFSQIHSETQMMRYIRRLGDRDLALDRTMIPLGSCTMKLNPTSAVEPITWPHLADVHPFAPESHTEGWRQIIEELEKWLAEITGYAQVSVQPNAGSQGELAGLLAIRRYHVSRGDDQRDICIVPASAHGTNAASAALANLRVVVVATAEDGTVDIDDLKAKLEAHAGHVAAIMITYPSTHGVYEENVGQVCSLVHEAGGQVYIDGANMNALAGIARPGKFGGDVSHLNLHKTFTIPHGGGGPGVGPIGVAEHLVPFLPTDARTDNAYEDAPVGEGVPISATYYGSAGVTPISWMYLLLMSSEGLFKASAHAVLAANYIVKKLEGAYPVLYTGKNGLVAHECIVDLQELTKQSGVTALDVCKRLVDFGFHAPTLAFPVAGTLMVEPTESEDLAELDRFVEAMLVIRSEIQEIIDGEVAVEDSVIRKAPFTAASVVTDEWNEKFSREKAAFPVPGLRRDKYFPAVRRIDDAYGDRNLVCSCPPPEAFDIDTDHA
- the sucB gene encoding 2-oxoglutarate dehydrogenase, E2 component, dihydrolipoamide succinyltransferase; amino-acid sequence: MAFSVEMPELGESVTEGTITTWLKSVGDTVEVDEPLLEVSTDKVDTEVPSPKAGVLLEIKADEDDTVDVGDVICIIGEEGEEPSGDSGSDSEGSADSEDEAAEEAAEDKEEKKDKPKAEKKSSSAEATDVAMPELGESVTEGTITSWLKSVGDTVDVDEPLLEVSTDKVDTEVPSPVAGTLLEILAEEDDTVDVGDVIARIGDENASTSDNSDNSEDSEDSEDSDDEAAEEAAEDKEEKKDKPKAEKKSSSAEATDVAMPELGESVTEGTITSWLKSVGDTVDVDEPLLEVSTDKVDTEVPSPVAGTLLEILAEEDDTVDVGDVIARIGDENASTSDNSDDSDNSDDSEDSDDEAAEEAAEDKEEKKDKPAPKKEEKAESKSESKPEKKEEKKQEKVNTGDNLPYVTPLVRKLADKHGIDLSAIEGTGVGGRIRKQDVLAAAKGSSAESEEKAPVKEETPRVSTKSVDPAKAELRGTTQKVNRIREITAKKTLEALQISAQLTQLHEVDMTTIAALRKEAKPAFSKAHGVNLTYLPFFAKAIVEALVSHPNVNASYNADTKEITYHPSVGLAIAVDTPKGLLTPVIHEAEKLSLPELAKAIVDLADRARNNKLKPSDLTGGTFTITNIGSEGALSDTPIVVPPQAAMVGTGAITKRPVVVSENGNDAIAIRQMAYLPFSYDHQIIDGADAGRFMTTVRDRLESIDFTEDLELS